ATGTTATAGCGGGAACTGCCAACAAAAACGCTAATTTCCTGATGTGTAATTTTTTAAGTGTCATATCAAAGAATGATTTTTGTTTTAGTAATTAGGGTGCAAGTAATGAAAAAATATTTAAATGTCAAAATAAAATATTGCCCCATTTCATTTTGCCGTTAAACTTAAAGTGATGTGATGAATTGCATTAAATAAGAGACCGAATAATGCAAAACGCCTACAACCTCATTCAAAATCGAACTAATCGGCTTTCGTCTTTTAAAATGATTTGCTAAGTCCCATTACCCAGCGAAATTTTACGTACTCGGGTTGTTCATTTGGAGGACTACTTAGGAAGAAGGGCATGTCAAATCGAATAGTAAGTGGTGTAGGCTTTTCAAGAATTCCCCATTTCTTTATGGTTAAAGTTGCGCCCAAACCGGCATCTGTCCGCACATTGGCAAAAGCTTCCTTACCGCCATCGCTCAGATAATCCAAACTTCCTGCATCTGCAAAGAGGTAAACATCCATTGCCAGGTAATTCTTAATTTTAGCGTAAGGCGTTCGGAAGCGTCGAACAAAGCTCATTTCAACATTCAAGGCTGCACCTGATTTGCCTTTATAAATTTTATGCTGATTCAAATTCTGATTGGTAAATTCTACAGGAGTATAACCGGCATAGCCACGCAAATTCAAGCCCCCAGCTTGTTGAAAATGATTGAGTGTAGAACTATATCCCAGCCAATCTTGTGGGACAAAAGCACCTGAACGCAAATATTTGCTTTCCATTAATTCCTCCGGATTGGCGCCTGCTAAATACAAAGCCGATTCGTCGGGTATAGATTTACCAACTGTATATTGAACAAAAAAACGGGTTCGAAAATCAATAGTATTGAAATAGGTTTTGTTAAGCACAGTAAGGCTAACACTTGAGTAGGCATAGGATTTTGTAAATGCAGCATTTCTGATATTCAAATTTATTTTACCGTTTCCTTTGGGGTAATAATAGGAATGATCGACTCCCAGATTAAAGCTATTATTATGTTTGGAAACATGCCATTCATTCGGATAAAGCAAATAATTTAAATCACTGCTATCTGCACGATACAAAGTCTTGAAATAAAGGTAGAAACGGGTGCGCTCTGAGGTTTTGAACTTTTCGAACCCCAGCTTAAAACTCTGCAAACCATCAAGGTATTTTGCGGATGCTAACAAATTTATTTTTTTGCCCACACTACGCAGCGCGGTTTTGTAGTTCACTCGAAAAGAAAAAAGATTGAAATCGTTTTGAAAATTAGAAAATTGCTTTTGGCCAAGGCCCGTATTAAACCAAAGGGTGGCATCAAAAATATGACGTTGTTTCAGGTAATTCCCATTCAAATGCATCCCGCCTTTTATGCCATCATAACTGTTGTACCAAATTTCGGGTCGCCAAAACAATTCGTATTTTTCCCATAAGGGATCATTCTCAATTTGATGGTCGAAACGTAACACAATGGGGCATTTTTTTGAATTATTTAAAAGATTAAAATCAGCTAAACGATGGCTTGGATCTATTTGGACATTTTTAATGCCTTCAGGTATAGTAACTTTAGCTGTATAGTCGGGATTCAATTTAGATCCCCAACCGAACCATTTAGGCAAAATTATAGCATCGGTTTTTTCTGAAACCAGGTATTGGGAACATGATAATCATAAATGGTATTTTTCTTTGATATTATCCTAAAGTCAATTGGCATTTGTGCAGCTTCCCTTCGCGTAAACCGGATGCAGTACTCTCCCTTATTCTCTGTTTTTTTTACGGAAGTTACTGCATAATCAATGGTCTTGGTAGTTTCGAGCCATTCGTCAAAAAACCAATTTAAATCTACTTTAGTAAATTCAATTATTGAATTTCTAAAATCTTCAAAATAAGGATGTGCAATTTGCCATTGATTTACGTAGTGTTGCATGGCTTTTAAAAACAAACTATCGCCCAACACATATTGCAAATTATACAACATGGCAGCGGTTTTATAATACACCTCCTTATAACCACCCCCTTGTCCAAGCGCACCGTTAAAATCATCGGAATGGGTATTTAATTGTTGGGTTTCATTTTTAAGTGCATCCTTAACATACGATTTGTAGACCCGCTCATAACGGGCTTCAGTTGGGCGCGTATATTTTTTTTCATATTTTGATTTAGGAGGGAATTCTACCAAATATTTACCGTCAATTTTTTCGAGTGCCCATGCTGTCAAAAACTGTGTAAATCCCTCGTCCAAAGCGGGACGGTAGGTTTCGTTGTTACCCACCATGGCAAAAAACCAATTGTGACCAATTTCATGTGCGAGCAATTGCCGGTAGCTAGGATCATAGCCGCCATCCAGCGTAAGCATGGGGTATTCCATTCCATCTTCTGCATCGGCAACAACCAATTTAGGATAGGCAAACATTCCAAAATCGGTTGAGTTAACTTGAATAATTTTAGCAGCATACTCCGCTGCATTTTGCCATAAAGCTGCGTGTGGTTCCTGCACCAATGCAATTACATGAACACCGTTCCACATTTTTTCGCCTATGCGATAATTAGGGCTTGCTGTAAATGCAAAATCATGCACATTCATTGCATTATACTTCCAAATTTTTCGCTGGGAGGCTTGATATGGAATAACTACTGAAGGTTTGCTATTCCATGGCTTATGTGCAAAATTTTTAATATCGAGTTTTTGTCGAAGTGAATCCGGCATAACTTCGTCACTGTTTTGCAACATACCGGTGGCTTCTACAATGTAATTTGATGCAAAATTTAAGCTTACGTCAAAGGCTCCAAAATCACCGTAAAATTCTCTGCCCAAATGTTGTTGCGTATCCCAACCAAATTTTCGATCATACACGCTTATTCTCGGGTACCAGTGCGTTCCATTAAAAGCGGTGCTGCCAAAAGAAGCGAATTTTTTCATTCTTCGCCGCGTTGCACCTTCCCCAAAATGGGTTACAAAATCAATTTCGAACTGTGTTGTTTCTCCCGGTTTTAGTGGCGTGTTTAAGTAAACCTTTAAAATAGTATTATCGAGTTCGGTTTTTAATATCACTCCATTTTGCTCCAATTTGGAAATGGTGGTACCTAATTTTTGTGCTTCGTATGCGCTCCACTTGGTTTTTACACCATTGTTTAGCATCAAATTATCAGCATAAGAGCCGGGTTGAAAAGCATTTTGGTAAAGGTGAAAATACACAAACTGCAATTCATCCAGTGAATTATTGGAGTACTCTAATACTTCAGATCCATCAATGATGCCGAGCTTTTCATCGAGTGTAGCATCAATGGTATAATGCACATCTTGCTGCCAATATTCGGGATTGGGTTTTCGATTTTTCCAATAATAGGGATTCACGCTTGAGCGATAGGTATAGCCGGGTGTAACTGAAGTTTGGGCGAACGAAACATGCTGAAAAAGCAAGCAAATCAGCACTTGTAAAAAAGTTTTTCTCACAAATAAAAGTTGAAGGCTGCTAAGATAGCCTTTATCGCAGAAGCAAAAAAGCCGGTTCGAAAAAATCCGACCGGCCTTTTTAAATTGATGAAACTATATTTTAATTGAGCACTACTATTTTCTTAATCAAGTACTCATTTTCAGTTAAAAGATGTATGAAATAAATACCATTGTTAAGCTTTGAAACATCCACCACCTTCTGAAACCCAAGTCCTGATTTATGTGCAGTAAAGTGCATCAGCTCTTTGCCATTCATATCTTTCATTGAAATGGTTACTGCACTGAAATTAGCCACATCGCAATTTATGGTCAACTGATTCTTTACCGGATTAGGAAATACCGAAAAATCGAGTGAAGCTGTTTTTTGCAGTGATTTTACACCGAGTGTCAACTGGTTATTCACCGGATTAAATATGCGTAAACTTCCCGAGCTGCCTGCAATATAACCGCGGGGTTTGCGGAATGTAACACGTGTATTGGCAGTTGTTGAACCTTTAGAAAAACGTTCCCAGGTTTGCCCAAAATCAATTGTTTGATAAATAATACCGGCTTCACCAACAGCCCAAGCGCTATCACCCAATTCGGAGCAAGCAACACTCGAAAAGTTTATATCCACTCCCGAAAGGGAAAGGCTCCAGGTTTCGCCCGCATCGTTACTTTGAACTATTTTACCTTGATCGCCAACCGCATAGCCTTTTAATGGGTTATCAACAGCAAAAACA
This portion of the Bacteroidota bacterium genome encodes:
- a CDS encoding M1 family metallopeptidase, which gives rise to MRKTFLQVLICLLFQHVSFAQTSVTPGYTYRSSVNPYYWKNRKPNPEYWQQDVHYTIDATLDEKLGIIDGSEVLEYSNNSLDELQFVYFHLYQNAFQPGSYADNLMLNNGVKTKWSAYEAQKLGTTISKLEQNGVILKTELDNTILKVYLNTPLKPGETTQFEIDFVTHFGEGATRRRMKKFASFGSTAFNGTHWYPRISVYDRKFGWDTQQHLGREFYGDFGAFDVSLNFASNYIVEATGMLQNSDEVMPDSLRQKLDIKNFAHKPWNSKPSVVIPYQASQRKIWKYNAMNVHDFAFTASPNYRIGEKMWNGVHVIALVQEPHAALWQNAAEYAAKIIQVNSTDFGMFAYPKLVVADAEDGMEYPMLTLDGGYDPSYRQLLAHEIGHNWFFAMVGNNETYRPALDEGFTQFLTAWALEKIDGKYLVEFPPKSKYEKKYTRPTEARYERVYKSYVKDALKNETQQLNTHSDDFNGALGQGGGYKEVYYKTAAMLYNLQYVLGDSLFLKAMQHYVNQWQIAHPYFEDFRNSIIEFTKVDLNWFFDEWLETTKTIDYAVTSVKKTENKGEYCIRFTRREAAQMPIDFRIISKKNTIYDYHVPNTWFQKKPML